Proteins encoded by one window of Methanomassiliicoccaceae archaeon:
- the feoB gene encoding ferrous iron transport protein B → MQDGMFTTALIGQPNVGKSSLFTRLTGVGVISSNYAGTTVTFKEAVVTRNGNKVRIFDLPGTYGMSGNSDDEEVVLEMVRDPDIDSVIVIADATNLQSSLVLCFEVIELGLPIILAVNKVDEARKKYDTDYKELERILDIPVVPVSAKTSEGVDHLADALCEGLGRRSTFQVKYEMHLEAAIDEITDHLKKTRFDQRGTAVKLIEGTRSFIEDIMPATAEIASNLRNKFETEHGESSDIAIARDRYSVSNAIVRKVQTRTQTKFSRKDRLSDMMITPSTGIPILIGVGLLLFITMIFLGSLLDEAVSYVYDAVIGNSLVDFGKNFGGDMGEAVMLGIDGSIRAILTLVIPYIMVFYIILGFLEDTGYLPRAVVLVDRTMHRFGLHGGAFIPMIVGLGCNVPAIMAIRTIRSRREKLILTSLIVMCIPCSAQMAIIFGIVGKYSGFIYAFAILLIVLVLLIVLGLALNRFLKYEPSNLAMEIPDLSKPSVKNVLFKTWDRIKDFFMIAFPLLVVGSIFLEVALNYNLLDFVIGPLSFVTVTMLGLPAAVILAFIVGVLRKEMAVGMLAIIAASVGIFELGSFMGPEQFFVFGLVMAIYMPCLATMAVIWREIGWKETLAVSALSIGTAIAIGAVANWLLMFF, encoded by the coding sequence ATGCAGGACGGAATGTTCACAACGGCCTTAATCGGGCAACCGAATGTCGGGAAATCATCATTATTTACCAGGCTTACAGGAGTAGGTGTAATATCTTCCAACTATGCCGGCACCACCGTGACCTTCAAGGAAGCGGTCGTCACAAGGAACGGCAACAAGGTCCGCATATTCGATCTGCCCGGAACCTATGGCATGTCTGGAAATTCTGACGATGAGGAGGTCGTCCTAGAGATGGTCCGGGACCCGGACATAGATTCCGTCATCGTGATCGCCGATGCGACCAATCTTCAGAGCAGCCTCGTACTATGTTTCGAGGTCATCGAACTGGGTCTTCCGATAATACTTGCGGTCAACAAAGTAGATGAGGCCCGCAAGAAATACGATACGGACTACAAGGAACTCGAACGCATTCTCGACATCCCGGTCGTGCCTGTTTCGGCAAAGACGTCCGAGGGGGTCGACCACCTTGCGGATGCGCTTTGCGAAGGGCTCGGAAGAAGGTCGACATTCCAGGTAAAGTATGAGATGCATCTCGAGGCCGCTATAGATGAGATCACAGACCATCTAAAGAAAACCAGGTTCGATCAACGCGGAACAGCAGTGAAACTTATCGAAGGGACCAGGTCCTTCATAGAAGACATCATGCCGGCAACGGCCGAGATAGCCTCAAATCTGCGCAACAAGTTCGAAACGGAACACGGCGAATCATCTGATATCGCGATAGCCAGGGACAGATATTCTGTCTCAAACGCTATAGTCAGGAAAGTCCAGACGAGGACCCAGACAAAGTTCAGTCGCAAAGACAGACTGTCCGATATGATGATAACGCCATCAACCGGGATACCCATCCTGATCGGAGTGGGCCTGCTGCTTTTCATAACGATGATCTTCTTGGGGTCACTGCTCGACGAAGCGGTGAGTTATGTCTACGACGCGGTCATAGGCAATTCTTTGGTCGATTTCGGCAAGAACTTCGGCGGAGATATGGGCGAGGCCGTAATGCTGGGCATCGATGGAAGCATCAGAGCGATACTCACTCTCGTGATTCCCTACATAATGGTCTTCTACATCATACTCGGTTTCCTAGAGGATACAGGTTACCTGCCCAGGGCAGTAGTTCTGGTAGACAGGACGATGCACCGTTTCGGTCTTCACGGAGGAGCTTTCATACCTATGATAGTGGGACTGGGATGCAATGTGCCAGCCATCATGGCCATACGCACAATACGCTCTCGTCGCGAGAAGTTGATCCTCACATCGCTCATCGTTATGTGCATACCCTGTTCCGCTCAGATGGCGATAATATTCGGAATAGTAGGAAAATACTCCGGATTCATATATGCTTTCGCGATACTTTTGATAGTTCTGGTACTTTTGATAGTTCTGGGACTGGCGCTCAACCGTTTCCTAAAATACGAGCCCTCTAACCTTGCGATGGAGATACCCGACCTCTCCAAACCATCTGTGAAGAACGTACTTTTCAAAACTTGGGACCGCATAAAGGACTTCTTTATGATCGCGTTCCCGCTCCTGGTCGTAGGCAGCATATTTCTGGAGGTCGCCCTCAATTACAATCTTCTCGACTTTGTAATCGGACCGCTATCATTCGTAACCGTCACAATGCTGGGACTTCCTGCGGCCGTAATTCTCGCGTTCATCGTGGGCGTGCTCAGAAAGGAGATGGCCGTAGGAATGCTGGCCATTATTGCAGCAAGCGTCGGCATATTCGAACTGGGATCTTTCATGGGCCCGGAACAGTTCTTTGTTTTCGGACTCGTCATGGCGATATACATGCCGTGCCTTGCGACAATGGCCGTGATATGGCGCGAGATAGGTTGGAAGGAGACCCTTGCAGTATCCGCCCTTTCGATCGGCACGGCCATCGCTATAGGCGCCGTTGCAAACTGGCTTTTGATGTTCTTCTGA
- a CDS encoding metal-dependent transcriptional regulator, translating into MKSGNREDYLIEILRLTEGEGRAKTNDLANKLGVSPASVSEMIKVLSSDGFVTYTKYRGVELTSEGLNYARQIRRKHHIMERFLTDVLNMDRDLAHEEAHKMEHVISDDSAIRICHIIGTPVDDDCSSCDVQCRAATGLGHVNKKLSEMVQGDRGCISHLKCEDSHTIKKLISMGFVPGRDVCVVSNGSRSGPKVITVGNSTFALDSEMASFVYVEPSDE; encoded by the coding sequence ATGAAATCCGGTAACCGTGAAGATTATCTTATCGAGATATTGCGTCTCACGGAAGGCGAGGGCAGGGCCAAGACCAACGATTTGGCAAATAAGCTGGGAGTATCTCCTGCCAGCGTATCAGAGATGATAAAGGTCCTTTCCAGCGACGGTTTTGTAACTTACACTAAATACCGCGGGGTGGAGCTGACCTCCGAGGGCCTGAATTACGCCAGACAGATCCGCAGAAAGCACCACATCATGGAGCGCTTTCTCACCGACGTTCTGAACATGGACCGCGACTTGGCGCATGAGGAGGCCCATAAGATGGAGCATGTGATTTCCGACGATTCGGCGATCAGGATATGCCATATCATCGGGACCCCGGTCGACGACGATTGTTCCAGCTGCGATGTTCAATGCAGGGCCGCTACCGGGCTCGGCCACGTCAACAAAAAACTGAGCGAGATGGTGCAGGGGGATCGCGGATGCATATCACACCTAAAATGTGAAGATTCGCATACAATAAAGAAGCTGATATCGATGGGATTCGTGCCCGGAAGGGACGTCTGCGTGGTCAGCAACGGTTCCAGGTCCGGCCCTAAGGTCATCACCGTCGGCAATTCTACATTCGCTCTTGATTCCGAGATGGCGTCGTTCGTTTACGTTGAGCCGAGTGATGAATAA